A DNA window from Jaculus jaculus isolate mJacJac1 chromosome 1, mJacJac1.mat.Y.cur, whole genome shotgun sequence contains the following coding sequences:
- the LOC101613662 gene encoding olfactory receptor 8H1-like: MDTWNHTIVVDFILKGLTDSKEMKLVLSMLFILIYLITVLGNVGMILLIRLDVQLHTPMYFFLTHLSLLDLSYSNVITPKTLQILLTSSKHISFIGCFTQMFFFVLLAATECVLLSSMAYDRYVAICNPLHYPVIMSTSLCRALLTVSYVIGAMESMINVLCMRKVQLCRSNVIYHYFCDTSPILALSCSDTHDIELMIFILAGSTLIMSLVILSVSYISILSTILKINSVSGKQKAFSTCASHLLGVTIFYSTMMFTYLKPSKSYTLGKDQVASVFYTIVIPMLNPLIYSLRNKEVKNAFLRVLHRREGCK; the protein is encoded by the coding sequence ATGGACACCTGGAATCACACAATTGTGGTTGATTTCATCCTCAAGGGACTCACAGATTCCAAGGAGATGAAGCTGGTCCTTTCCATGCTCTTTATCCTCATATACCTGATTACTGTGCTGGGGAATGTAGGCATGATATTGCTCATTCGATTAGATGTCCAGCTTCACACTCCCATGTACTTCTTTCTCACCCATCTGTCATTACTTGACCTCAGTTACTCAAATGTCATCACACCCAAAACCTTACAGATCCTGCTGACTTCCTCCAAGCATATCTCCTTCATAGGCTGCTTCACACAGATGTTCTTCTTTGTCCTCTTGGCTGCTACTGAATGCGTTCTTCTCTCCTCCATGGCCTATGATCGCTACGTAGCTATCTGCAATCCTCTACACTATCCAGTCATTATGTCCACAAGCCTTTGCCGTGCCCTCCTCACTGTGTCCTATGTGATTGGAGCTATGGAGTCTATGATCAATGTGCTTTGCATGAGAAAGGTCCAATTATGTAGATCCAATGTAATCTATCACTATTTTTGTGACACATCACCAATTTTAGCCCTGTCTTGCAGTGACACTCATGACATTGAACTCATGATATTTATTTTAGCTGGTTCTACTCTAATAATGTCTCTTGTGATACTTTCTGTATCTTATATATCTATTCTTTCTACCATCTTAAAAATCAATTCTGTTTCAGGAAAGCAAAAAGCCTTCTCTACTTGTGCCTCCCATCTCCTGGGAGTCACCATCTTTTACAGCACCATGATGTTTACTTATCTAAAACCAAGTAAGTCCTACACCTTGGGAAAGGATCAAGTGGCTTCTGTTTTTTACACTATTGTGATCCCCATGCTGAATCCACTCATCTATAGTCTGAGAAACAAAGAAGTGAAAAATGCATTCCTTAGAGTCTTACACAGGAGAGAGGGCTGCAAGTAA
- the LOC101609037 gene encoding olfactory receptor 8H3-like — translation MNTWNHTTVADFILLGLTDSKEMRLVLSMLFLLIYLTTVLGNVGMILLIRLDAKLHTPMYFFLTHLSFLDLSYSTVITPKTLQILLTSCRHISFTGCFTQMFFFILLAAAECFLLSSMAYDRYVAICSPLHYPVIMSTGLCHVLLTVSYVIGAMDSTVSVLCISRVQICNSNVIHHFFCDTTPVLALSCSDTHDTEIVIFILAGSTLILSLVILFVSYVSILSTILKISSTSGKQKAFSTCASHLLGVTIFYGTLIFTYLKPSKSYSLGKDQVASVFYTIVIPMLNPLIYSLRNKDVKNAFIRVLQRREGSR, via the coding sequence ATGAACACCTGGAATCATACAACTGTGGCTGATTTCATCCTCCTGGGACTCACAGATTCCAAGGAGATGAGGCTGGTCCTCTCCATGCTCTTTCTCCTGATATACCTGACTACTGTGCTGGGGAATGTGGGCATGATATTGCTCATTCGCTTAGATGCTAAGCTTCACACTCCCATGtatttctttctcactcacttgTCATTCCTGGACCTCAGTTACTCAACTGTCATCACACCCAAAACCTTACAGATCCTGCTGACTTCCTGCAGGCATATCTCCTTCACGGGCTGCTTCACACAGATGTTCTTCTTTATTCTCCTGGCTGCTGCTGAatgttttcttctctcctccatgGCCTATGACCGTTATGTAGCTATCTGCAGTCCTCTACATTATCCAGTCATTATGTCCACAGGACTCTGCCATGTCCTCCTCACAGTGTCCTATGTGATTGGAGCAATGGATTCCACTGTCTCTGTGCTTTGCATAAGCAGAGTGCAAATCTGCAACTCCAATGTCATTCATCACTTTTTCTGTGACACGACGCCAGTTTTAGCTCTATCCTGCAGTGACACTCATGACACTGAAATAGTGATATTCATTTTAGCTGGTTCTACTTTAATATTGTCTCTTGTCATATTATTTGTATCCTATGTATCTATTTTATCTACAattttgaaaatcagttccacTTCTGGGAAGCAGAAAGCCTTCTCCACTTGTGCATCCCATCTCCTGGGAGTCACCATCTTTTATGGCACCTTGATCTTTACTTATCTAAAACCAAGTAAGTCCTACTCCTTGGGAAAGGATCAAGTGGCTTCTGTTTTTTACACTATTGTGATCCCCATGCTGAATCCACTCATCTATAGTTTGAGaaacaaggatgtgaaaaatGCATTCATTAGAGTCTTACAGAGGAGAGAGGGCTCCAGGTAA